From Sphaerochaeta sp., a single genomic window includes:
- a CDS encoding AAA family ATPase, which yields MVFTGNHGTARLTVVRLFAQIRKEKGWVSGNLVEVGRSGVVGRFVEGLALHVRNLFTKTQGGVLFIDEANALLDGSKGLYGDETINTIVEEMENYREDVIVIFAGYPESMEDFLAANPGLSSRIASSMPRFPIYPSMN from the coding sequence ATGGTGTTTACCGGAAACCACGGAACGGCAAGGCTCACCGTGGTCCGGTTGTTCGCCCAGATCAGGAAGGAGAAAGGGTGGGTAAGCGGAAACTTAGTGGAAGTAGGGCGGAGCGGGGTGGTCGGTCGCTTTGTGGAAGGGCTTGCTCTCCATGTGCGCAATCTGTTCACCAAAACCCAAGGAGGTGTGCTGTTCATCGATGAGGCGAACGCGTTGCTGGATGGATCCAAAGGGTTGTACGGGGATGAGACCATCAACACGATCGTCGAGGAGATGGAGAACTACCGGGAGGATGTTATCGTCATCTTCGCCGGCTATCCTGAGTCCATGGAAGATTTTCTGGCGGCTAACCCCGGCCTATCCAGTAGGATCGCCTCTTCCATGCCCCGTTTCCCGATTTATCCGTCGATGAACTGA
- a CDS encoding TrpB-like pyridoxal phosphate-dependent enzyme, which yields MTTHTIPYKIYLSENEIPDFWYNIRADMKNKPAPLLNPGTLQPMTATELDHVFCKELVEQELDNDTRRIPIPDEIREFYHMYRPSPVVRAYCLEKKLDTPAHIYYKFEGNNTSGSHKLNSAIAQAYYAKAQGLKGVTTETGAGQWGTALSMSCAYFGLDLKVYMVKISYEQKPARKEVMRTYGATVTPSPSDTTNVGRAILKAHPGTNGSLGCAISEAVEYATTHEGYRYVLGSVLNQVLLHQSVIGLEAKAALDKYNVTPDIIIGCAGGGSNLGGLIAPFMGEKLRGEKDYRFIAVEPASCPSFTRGKFAYDFCDTGEVCPLAKMYTIGSQFIPSPNHAGGLRFHGMSPILSQLYHDGYLEARAVEQTSVFEAAELFCRTEGILPAPESSHAIKVAIDEAMKCKETGESKDILFGLTGTGYFDLSAYKSYNDGTMTDSIPTDKDIADALQYLPKCDK from the coding sequence ATGACAACGCACACCATTCCCTACAAAATCTACCTTTCGGAGAATGAGATACCCGATTTCTGGTACAACATTCGCGCCGACATGAAGAACAAACCGGCGCCGCTGCTCAATCCGGGAACCCTCCAGCCGATGACCGCAACTGAACTTGATCACGTGTTCTGCAAGGAACTGGTGGAGCAGGAGCTTGACAACGATACCCGGCGCATCCCCATTCCTGATGAGATCCGTGAGTTCTACCACATGTACCGGCCGTCCCCGGTGGTGCGTGCCTACTGTCTGGAGAAAAAACTGGACACTCCTGCGCACATCTACTACAAGTTCGAGGGAAACAACACCAGTGGCAGCCACAAACTCAATTCGGCCATCGCCCAGGCGTACTACGCCAAGGCCCAGGGTCTGAAAGGGGTGACGACGGAAACCGGAGCGGGGCAGTGGGGCACGGCGCTTTCCATGAGCTGCGCCTACTTCGGCCTTGACCTGAAGGTGTACATGGTGAAGATCTCCTACGAGCAGAAACCAGCACGCAAGGAAGTGATGCGCACCTACGGCGCCACGGTCACTCCGTCGCCGTCGGACACCACCAACGTCGGGCGTGCCATTCTGAAGGCCCACCCCGGCACCAACGGCAGTTTGGGATGCGCCATCAGCGAGGCGGTGGAATACGCCACCACCCACGAGGGGTACCGTTACGTGCTGGGCAGCGTGCTCAACCAAGTGCTGCTCCACCAGTCGGTCATCGGATTGGAAGCCAAGGCGGCGCTGGACAAGTACAACGTCACCCCGGACATCATCATCGGATGCGCCGGCGGCGGTTCCAACCTGGGTGGCTTGATCGCCCCGTTCATGGGAGAGAAGCTCCGTGGGGAGAAGGACTACCGGTTCATCGCCGTCGAGCCCGCTTCCTGCCCGAGTTTCACCCGCGGCAAGTTCGCCTACGATTTCTGCGATACCGGTGAGGTGTGCCCGCTGGCAAAGATGTACACCATCGGCTCGCAGTTCATCCCGTCCCCCAACCACGCCGGTGGCCTTCGCTTCCATGGCATGTCCCCGATCCTCTCCCAGCTGTACCACGACGGGTATCTGGAAGCCAGGGCGGTGGAGCAGACCTCCGTCTTCGAGGCGGCCGAGCTGTTCTGCCGTACCGAAGGGATTCTGCCGGCGCCGGAGAGCAGCCATGCCATCAAGGTGGCCATCGACGAAGCGATGAAGTGCAAGGAAACCGGTGAGAGCAAGGACATCCTGTTCGGCCTGACCGGTACCGGGTACTTCGACCTCTCCGCCTACAAGAGCTACAACGACGGCACGATGACCGACTCCATCCCGACGGACAAGGACATCGCCGACGCGCTGCAGTATCTTCCCAAGTGTGACAAATAA